The following proteins come from a genomic window of Trifolium pratense cultivar HEN17-A07 linkage group LG4, ARS_RC_1.1, whole genome shotgun sequence:
- the LOC123922393 gene encoding putative F-box/FBD/LRR-repeat protein At5g22670, whose translation MDDDRISSLPNDILYHILSFLPTEDAFTSSLLSKRWSSLWLSVLNLNLNDEVNGKPVSYFPNLVHTAIFKRNSDQPIKKLCLTIKQAPEIYDIEKWLNGAAERKLGHLEIQLFNIIPHKLLCCIFSLRNLVVLKLTKVLLSTFSHSDLPSLKTLHLKDVDFRQRWFYFELLNGCPILEDFEANGITLGNLLSSSPADRVRKCLPKLVRASFSNISNYPFQPFCSVQSLHFEEVKGCNDLFPIFDNLTQLELSLDYSWKFIVKVLNNCPNLQKLDLDKVSESKVLWTENDVSENWVDTNFVPRCLSLHLESCNLYNFFSGLKGELMLARYILENAKVLQTMRVWNRARAQRKIKSELLSCPRASATCEIVVKNATQRTYVRKLDTTKPKREIIKPFWHKDYIF comes from the exons atGGATGATGATCGAATAAGCTCCTTACCAAATGATATTTTATATCACATTTTGTCGTTTCTCCCAACCGAAGATGCTTTTACGAGTAGTCTTCTTTCAAAGAGATGGAGTTCACTATGGCTATCAGTTCTCAATCTCAACCTTAACGATGAAGTAAATGGTAAACCTGTTTCATACTTTCCCAACCTTGTACATACAGCCATTTTCAAACGAAATTCTGATCAACCTATAAAAAAACTTTGCTTAACGATCAAGCAAGCACCGGAGATATATGATATCGAGAAATGGTTAAATGGTGCAGCAGAACGAAAATTGGGGCATCTTGAAATCCAATTGTTCAACATCATTCCCCATAAGCTGCTTTGTTGCATTTTTAGTTTAAGAAACCTTGTGGTTCTCAAACTAACAAAAGTTTTGTTATCTACTTTTTCTCATTCTGATTTACCCTCACTCAAAACACTACATTTAAAGGATGTTGATTTTCGTCAACGTTGGTTTTATTTTGAACTTCTTAATGGTTGTCCAATTCTTGAAGATTTCGAAGCTAATGGTATAACTTTGGGGAACTTATTATCATCTTCCCCCGCCGATCGAGTGCGTAAATGCTTACCCAAGTTGGTTAGGGCAAGCTTTtcaaacatatcaaattatcCTTTCCAACCCTTTTGCAGTGTTCAATCTCTTCACTTCGAAGAG GTGAAAGGCTGTAATGATTTGTTTCCTATTTTTGATAATTTGACCCAATTGGAGCTTTCTTTGGATTATAGTTGGAAATTTATAGTAAAAGTTCTCAACAACTGCCCTAATCTTCAAAAGCTCGACCTTGATAAG GTTAGTGAAAGCAAGGTATTATGGACTGAAAACGATGTCAGCGAAAACTGGGTGGACACAAATTTTGTTCCGCGATGCCTTTCATTGCACCTTGAAAGTTGTAATCTTTACAACTTCTTTAGTGGTCTAAAAGGTGAGCTTATGCTAGCAAGGTATATCTTGGAGAATGCCAAAGTTTTACAGACCATGAGAGTTTGGAACAGAGCTAGAGCACAGCGCAAAATAAAAAGTGAATTATTGTCATGCCCACGGGCCTCTGCAACATGTGAAATTGTGGTGAAAAATGCGACTCAGAGGACTTATGTTCGCAAGTTGGACACCACTAAGCCTAAGAGGGAAATTATTAAGCCATTTTGGCATAAGGATTATATTTTCTAG